The genomic interval AAAACATAGGACGAATTTCCTACCGAGAGctgaaaatatgaagaaaataacaGGTATGGAGTAGCTAACAGCCTCTCTTTACTGAATCGGGGTGTCCaatcataaaaaatcataatgcaGATTTGCATCACTAAAACCATTCCTGCTTTCAAAAGAAACCAGCAAAATCATGGATTAcactaaataataaaagtgaGGGGAAAAGGAGTAAAGCCCAGACAAAAACACcgtatttcataatttatatgTAACATATTGAAGGCAATTAGATTGACAATTTTTGGGCATATAAACTGTTGGAGGAGAAAGCAACTATCTGATGCCTTGGTTCTTTATGTTATGTACACAGACATCAGCCATCTATTAGTATCCAGAAGCAGTGAACACCTTAGTTTTCCACTTGATCAATACCACTATCTTCGTCATGCTCTGAGCTGAATTCTCCTCGATAGATTATATTCATGATAGTCTTTGTGGCTTGGCCAACAGCACGAGAAGTTTTTCTAGCAGCCCCAGCAACAACAGGCTGTAAGGAGATGATAGGCAAACTAGCCCGTTCTTGAATCATTGCTGGATAGAGATGTTACAAAAAGTGAAGTTCTAGTAAAGTACAtgggacaaaaaaaaaagggtaccACGCCTTGGGTTGTGGTGGGGAGGAAAGTTGATTCAAGAGCAACTTTTGAACTTACACATGGTCTGCTGGTGAGCTAGTGAACCAATCTGCCGAATTCCGGCTTCAGCGGCATGCACAGCTTGAGCTGATTTGTTGACACCATCAGCAATCTCTTGGCTGAGTGTCAAGTAAGCAAACTAAAGCATCATACTCAAAATCATGAAAGCCATTGTgataatgaaaaagaatgaaaagttTTAAAAGTCTATGTCTCATTTTCACTATTTAGGGTCTGAAAAGGGCATTACGTCCATTGACTATAACATGCTATGAAATTTGGTACAAGAAAATATGCTGTATTTTCTTCCAGCACTACATGAGAATCCAccagagaaagaaaatttcttgGTTTTAGTAGTTGAAATAGTGATCACCAACAGTCTTCATCTAAATATCCCATGCTATAACAATCCTATAGAAACAGAACCTTCTACGACAAACTCTGCTTTTTCCTGCAAGAGTGTATTAGTCTCTATCCAAAACcactttcttctcttctatTTACAAGAGGGAAACACCTACTGCTTCTTATTTATGAGAAACAATTAtgcaacaaaaaaatgaaattaaggatTTAATTGTCACCTTAAATCACTTAGTTCCAGTGTAAGATCACTGATCTCCATGCCTGAAAGCCTAATTGCAGCCATAGTACTGGGAAGTTCCTCTCGAGCTGTATCTGCTAGCTTCGAAAGAGAAATTGCAGCTCTTCCCATTGCCTGCGGAACAggcaaaaaggaaataaacaTAACAATATTAAAATGCAAACTAGACCTAATCACTAAATCATATGAGAAAAACTTATGTTCAATTTATCAACCACAAAAGCATTCCTTTTTTTACAATTGAGGCTGACTTAGACTTCCTAATGAGCATGTAAGGCTACAGAGCTAAAGTTTAAAACTAAGTACATTAGAAAAACACCACAATCTGGATGAACAAGCTTCTATCCTGTCACTCTTGACAGGTCAAATCACAAATAAGGCGCGAACGAAATTGTGTGATATTACACATTATTGTTCACTATGCATTATGGCCATTCTCAAATTACATCATattcataacataacataaagaaaaattatttaatttataaatgaaatggTGAATAGAGAGCCTAGGATATCACATCAATCTTCCAGTCAAGTTTCAGATACAATATCTGAAAACTTACATAGAGTGTTGGAACAGCTACAATGACCAGACTTGTAAATGCCACAGAAGTCTGCATGTATCCAAGTAATCAGTATTAATTAATCAGAAATTAGGAAAACTCAATACCAAACATATTCATTAGTACCAAAGCTTGAAGATAATAATATGAACATTTCAACTTTGTATTTTTAACACTGAACACTTGATTTCTTACCAACACCTATCAACAGaatctatttaatttttaatcacTAGCCATAGTAAACTGCAAAATCAGAACTATCCAAAAATAATTCACATCCCATAAGCACCCAATAACTACCAAACCCACCAAAAACAAACTATACAAACTATAAACACAACTGCAAAGAATATGTTATCatattaaacatttttaataatcaaaatccTAGTAAAAGCAGcaatttttcccttttttttcaaaatccaCTTCCAATCCATACCACCGCATATAACAAGCACCTAATGGCAACAAAAAGATACCCTCCAAGCAATGAAAACCAAAAGCAAAGCATAGTCTTACCATTCCAACATTCTCAAACATCCAAACatcatcaatatatatataacactgTAAAAACTGCATACAAACAAGAAATAcatatcaaatttgaaaaaaaaatccatattAAGCAACAAGCACCCACATAAAACATGCCAAAACCAAGAACCACCATTAAATAATCTCAAATAAGCACCAATAACCACGAAACCCGAAATAACTACCCATATGCAGAATCAAATCCATTATAAGCTCCTACTAACCTCACTTTCCAATCAATGAAAACCCAAAACAGAGCATAGTCTATCATTCCAACATTCTCAAACATCTAAACATTATCAATTCCATATAGAAAAATCTAACAATACATAAAAACAAGAactaaaaatccataaaaCAGAAAGCACCTACATAAAAACAAGCCAAAACCAAGTACCCAGAGCACCAAATAACCTCAAAAGCCTCAAACACCATACCGTACAAGCAATAAAGGCCCACAGAAAAAAGGCCTGATCACTCAAGCTCATCTTTTGAGTTGAAAAAAAGCTTGGGACAATTGGGTTCCCAACTCCCACATTGTAATTCTCTTTAGATTCATCTCcaatattgaattttgaagTTTGGGGCCATCCATTGGACTCCAAGCTTGATTCCTTTGAAGTTGAATTGGTAGAAGGATTGGAAGAGCAAAGTGGGATGAAACAAGGAGTGGGTTttgaaaagaaggaaagagaagtGGGTGATTTTAACAAGGGAATTTGGTTTTTTGTCtttgaaggaaaagaaaagaaagggagaaaagagTTTGATGTGGGGTTTGGGTTTAAGAAGAGATTGAGTTTCATTTGAAGGAATTTCCGGAGAAAGGAGTTCGTGTGCGAGAGAAATGAAAGAGAAGTGCGTTTTTAAGGAAGAGAAAACTTGAGGTTAAATGTTGTCTGTCAAACAACGGTTGAGACGGTGCTCTGCTCTCTCTTGTCCAGTGGTTCTGATGGGTTGGGCTGAAGTTGAACAAAATTGTAAGTCTTGACGATAGGTCTGAactccttttttctttaatttttaactccATTGCTTGGTTGCTAGGAAAGCTACATGAGAAGCTCATTGTAAAGTAGGCTTGTTTAAcccacaaaaaaataattgtcgATTGCAAACATTTTCCAACCATGATTTGTCTTATCTTCAATGCCTTTCTTGGATGTCTTACTTAATTCTATAGCTTGATGAAGAGTTAATCCATACATAAAAGGCCCAAATAATGAACGATGGATAAATATTAGAGGTTAATCCTGTAGATGGATGTCACCAATCTTTTGATCTTTGGTACATTCATTTACATTTGTTCCCTCTGTTTCACCACCTCAATTAGTCATCCTCCATTAaaattgggtttttttttctttttttgaaatgtgaccATCTCCAAACTTGTAATTGGTTTTACCTTTCACAACGAGGGGAAAGAAAGGGCACAACATGGTGGAATTGTAAGGGTTGCAATTAAGGAAGAAAGCAAACCAGATATATTTCCCTTCTCTTCAAAACTGCATACATATGTTTCACATTTTGGCACTACTTGGTGGTAGCCATAATACACTATAACCACCAGCttttcaacaaaatcaaaaacaCACAACTCACAGATAGTGAGCAATAAAGAGAAGAGGAGCATGGGGAAGGCATTCCTTCATGTTAGGAAAGAAAAGGCTCGCAGCATAAGAAGTGTTGCCATATCAACCTTAAGGTGTCTTTAAGCATATCGGAGATCACATTTGTTTCAGCCTCCTGCTCCTGAAAATTGAATGAAAAGTAGATCATATAAAATTTCCTTTTAGAAATGGAgacaaaataacaagaaaatgcCGAAGGTGTATTTTTCGTTTTCACATGGTTCATGGCTCCACAGACCAGAGTCTTTGGTATGCCATGAAACAATATCCATGAAATGTGGAATATTATTTCAATTCCAAAACTCTAAGTACAGATAAAACCATTAACTCTTTTCAACCATAGTCAGTTACTACAAACCTTTCAGTTTGAAGACAAGGACAATGCCGTTATTCCTATTTCTTAAGACTAAGTTGCACAGGACAATATCAGGTTTAATGAAgttgaaaaataattcaaaatgaCAAGAGGCACTTACCAGCAGTCCTGAAACCATTCCTTTCAACTTGAGGACAACCTCCTTCGAAGATTCCCCATATGCAGTTCTGAAATCAAATCGATCAGCGTATCTTACCTTGAGTCTCATGGATGAGCCTTGATAAGTAGTAGCCATTGTGTGCCAAACACCAACAACACTGTATCTATCCCCAGTAGATGCTTTTCCAAGGGGCCATCTCAACCCACCTTTCACATCTGGATCTAGAACTGCTGAGGCAATCAGATTTCTAATGTTTTGTATCTCATCATCCTGGGAAGagtgaaataaaataagtcaGATGAAAAACCTTTCATTACAAACTTTATCATAATGTAAGCACAGATGAGACCCTCCTTCATTCTTCCTTGACTGCTACTAACTTGCATAattatgggaaaaaaaaactctcaATTATGTTGATAGTTCAACaaataaaagagcaaaaacaaagaaaaaaggaacCCAACCAGGGACCAACATCACatgaagaataattttttactaaatAATAAGGCATGAAAGGTTACCTGATTAGAATACCAAGTTGATACTACTTTCTCAAAGTTTATCATATTTGAGATTTAGAGaataaattcatgattttttGTCCATATTATCGACAAAAGATAGTTATGAGGAGTCGCCTCACAACTGGAAATTTCATGCTTGAGCAAGTAATGATGCTAAATTGATAAAACTCAATGTCCTTAGAGACCACAAGGTTGCAAACTAACTTACAGTCAGAGAAGTTAAGATTCTCTTGTGGCACAGCATCAGCCTCAAGTCGAGATCCATATCAGGGCATGATATGTCTACAACCATGTCACGCACTTGGTTTAGTTCAACCTACAAGAGAAAAGTTACCTTATGATCGTATGCCTCCGCAAATacaaaaaacaagaaagaggATAAAAGTGAGGGGGAGAAATGGAAATAagtacttcaaaattttcaactacAAACTAATATCCGAGAGGAGGGTCAGACTGTCAGAGACATCGCAAGAGAGTGAAAGTAAGACAGAAAGCTGTAAAGAATTTTAATCAAGACCCAAATATGATTTACAAATTGCAATACATTACGCATTTGATAATAGCACATCAACATGATGACAGAATGAGAAGGAGATTCAACATGTCGGGCATATTTATTGGTCCATGGGCAGCAGAAGACTTGCCTTATACAGCTGCAGGTTTTTATCATCTTTTACTGTACATTTGCAGGAGATGGTTGAATCCAGTCGTGTGCTATCAGACAACTATAGAAAACGTAAAGAGAATTAAAACATTCAATAGCTAACACAATCAGATATATGAGAATTGTGATCTAGAAATTAGAGTTTAGTGGGCAAATATACCTTCACATGGTATATATCCTTCACATCTGCAAAATCAACTCCAATCTCTGGGACAACTTCAGCCATAATGTTTCCCACATATGAAGTAGGAAGACTTGTGTAAAATGatcttttcaaattcctcAATGTTGTCTCTGTGACGCAATCTTTTCTGACACTTTCCAGGTTCATTGAAGGGCTCCTGCACCAAGTATATCAATATAATAACTGCTAGTCAATCTGATACAATTACTACAGTTGCAGAGTGTTTTTCTTTAATGCATTGGTCCTTTAACTGGCTACTTGCTAGGACTTGGACAtcatatttatctataaatgtATCTTGGTCCCTCAATTGATATTGAAATAGCCACCAATTTTCAGTTTCAAAAGGTGaatacataataaaatatcctcaCAGTCACACCATAACTCTATTTGAACTGCAATTATACCATGCAGCCATTGAAATTCAACAAGATCTCTCTGTATAATTTCTGTAACTTTCTTTTAAATTCAACTCGTATAGTGAAGAAAAGAATTATCTGTACTAGATGAAGCAATAGTCAAGTAATCAATGCTTACCCATGAAAAAGTATTTTCCCAAACCTAGCAACCAATGTTGGTTTTACTtctttcaaatcttggctCTCTACTTCAGCCCTCGCAATTTGAAAGGAAGATAACAGGTCTGGCAGAACATTTTCTGCAATAGATGACCATGGGCTTCCTTTCACTTCATTATTCTCTAAGACAGTTGGAAAAAAATGCTGTTAATAACAACTTTCCACAATGTAAGCAACAAAACACTGAGGGGTAAAAAGGGGGATTATTCTGGAAACGATGCATCACTAACCTTTATCTACATTACTCTTCACCAAAATTACAGGTTTCTCTCCTGTTTTCCTCTCCATAGATTCAACCGAAACTGGCTCAAGACAAGCAGCAGAAGAATCGCTGTTACCATCATCCAAACCAACAGCAAACCATCTAGATATGGCATGGTTCGAATATACGATCTTTCCACTCCTATCAACATTAGGCTTTGGTGCTCTCAAGTGTACATTTCTCTTAAATATGGGAACAAAGGACTCTGGAGTAGGTGTTGGCCTCTCAGAATCCTTTGAATGCCGCTTGTGTGGAGGGATGTAAGCCATATAGAATATCACAATGATGAATGATGTTCAACTTGAATATCTACTACAAACAACCATCAGGGTTAAACTTAATTGGACATGATTGATACTTTACTGAGATAATATGCATAATGCAACTACTGCAATAACACAAATCTTAACAAAGTTACATATAAAGATTATCTTAAAATGTCAAGGTTAAACTTAATTGGACATGATTGATACTTTACTGAGATAATATGGGCTACAtacaaaaaccaaaacaacaCAAAGCATTAGCTTCAAAAATCATCTTCTTTCTTGTCTTATATTTGTTCTCCTCTTCTCTTCAGTATTCTCAGCAGCCTACACATAAGATCCTCTAAGCCTCTGTTAGTTAgcagagaaaatcaaagaaaagcCCTAAAAATTTTGCATTCTATTAATTTAGTCTCGATACTACAGTCTACAAACAACCAAGTCAACAAACtctaaaagagaaaaaaaaaaaaaaaacctatcTTCATTGTTTCTTTAGCTCatcaattaaaaacaaaatgtaaCAACCCATCAAAGAAGAACACAAAACAAGTGAGTTTTAGAAAGAATCCTATAAAAAGAAGCAGAATTTTAGTTAGTTCtacaaataaataagaaaaaaaaacagtgGGGTTCGAAAGAAAACGTGAGAAATTACCAGAGACCTTCAATGGCTGGGTTGTGGTGTGTAGCTTTGGTTAACGTCAATTAGCGAACAAAAGCAAAGGCTTTGACGAtccaagagagagaaagaatgtTTGTGTGTTTAAGAGTTGGGGTTCCGACGTGGTCCTTTTATTCTTTACTTGTTTGAAGTACTTAAGGGGAAAGTTTATTACTTCCTTTGACAAAAGATAAGTAAAAACAGAAGTGCTTGCTTCAGAAGTTGCTGCTTTTGTCTTCTGGGGTTCAAAAGTGCTTGGGTTACAAGTTGATTTAAACTTAGATTATAATCTTAGCCAGCTTTCTCTATCagtatttcttttcttattcttttctgtCATGTAAAAGAATCCCCCCACTCACTTTATTctttaatattaaatcataaaatagaaaaacgAATAGTCGACGTATGGTGACCTgaaaagatttaattttaaaaaataaaaaataaaaaataaaaagatttttattatatttttaattattcctGGTTTCCAAAACTGATGATGAcaaacttattttaattaatactcTTAATAATAACACACGACTTTAACACTCCACGATATTACATgcatgtaaaaataataaacttaTTACGTAATATAAATCTCACGtgtaaaaataacaaaattattttaatattttcagtTATAATACCACCTTTTTTGATACgatattaaattttagatgATTATATAACTTAAAACCACTTGataataaatgaaaagatcTTTACTATATTCAAGTACCAAGATTacttttaatcaatttaatgGTTGTgagttttttcaaatttaacatATACCACAATAGACATTACcctttattttcttccatGAAACTCCATATCCTTATATATGATATTCAAACAATGTAATAAGTTCATTATCTCTACACTGTGataaaaagtattaaaatgataattaaagtaaATCTCACATTAATTATAGTAAGAGCATCCTCAACACATAAATATGATAagaatcattttatttattatcaattgattttaggtACAATATATGTCATAAAATTTATCATACCTAAACAAAATCAGAACATTTCTACTTATAACTAATTAGTTTTTAAATGGTATATCTTTagttcatatatataaaagtaaatctTCAcctcaaattctttctttgcTGTTACATTTCAATTAAGTAAAGAAAATTGCTAGATGAAGAAAATGTATTCGTTTCTTACTTTCTTTTATACGATGTAGCATCGAGCGGTCTTGTTCGGAATGAGAAGGATGCAGTCAGCTGAGaaaacttctagttttttGACGAGTGAATGGATAGCTTTCATTAACCAAAACTGAAGCAGGAATATTTACTAGACTACTAAAAGATTATTAAAGCAATATAAATACATTGGATTGAGAAGTAACAACGGTGTACTAACAAACAAAGAGTCAAGATTGCTATAACTCAGAACATAGTTTGGAGCTGGAAGATCTTGTTAAAGTTGAGACCACTACCTATAAGGCTGTTTATTTATGGGAATGAAAACAGACACAAGCAAAAAAGAGTGGACTGGCGTACACTCGTTCGGGTTTCAATACCACACTCCTCGATATGCCTTGATCACTTTGATGGCTATTTTGGACAGATTGCCAACCAAGAGCAGACTTAGATCTTGGGTTAGGCATTAGCAATTCTGATAAGTGCCCTTTATGTAATCCGGCTGTGGAAACCACAAAGACAATGTTTTTCTTCACTTTGGGAGTACGCAAAGTGGCTTGGGGCAAGGTTCTACGTGTTTGTGGTATTTAGAGGAGCATTGGTGATTGACATGCTAAATTAAAACAGCTGCATTACAAAGCGCCGGCGTGGAAGCTCAAAGGGAAAGCACTTATTTCTGTCATTCTGCGACTTGCCTGAAGTGCATACATGTACCATCCACGGATGGAGAGAAACAGCAGATTTATGAAGGGAAAATCAGCTCTGCTTTCGTTCTTTTTGTTCCATTGTTACAACTGTTAGATTTAGACTTTATGGTCTTAGAAATATAGCTGGGGACTCAACAAATCGGGATTGTGTAATGCTTTGGTGCTGAGTGACCCTATGATTGCCTAGTTGATTGTTTGTAGCAGCGTCGCCGCTTCTTTGGATAATAAAACACCTAACTTATAGCTAACTCAGGCTCAACTAGCAGAAGAGAAGCAACAATTGAGGTGCTATAAACAATGCTATGAGACATGGCAATAGCAGTATGAGAATAGACTTTATGAAACATAAGAAATTGTTTTTCCCTCCCAAATATACCAGTTACAAGCCATGCTAGCTGTTAATAGAGATTCTCGAACTTTTATAGATCAAGTCCAATGGGTTCACTGATTTGAAAGATGTAAAGAAATTCCTCTCAAAGCTTCCTAGCATAAAGAACAGGGAAAACAGATACTCCTATGACCTCTAGCCAGTTTCAATTAGAGCTTCGCAGTAAAGGGGACACATTTTGTAAATCCAACTTGATTTGTTTATCTTTATTAGCCTACCTATGAAGAAGTATAGAGAGTCATGGTTAGGAAAACATTTCCAGTTTATGCCAAGCAAGGCTTTGGGCTTTATTTCTAACCTCCTCCCAAATCGTAGCTGTTAACACAGAAAAGTGCAATTTCTATGTAAGTATATTTGAATGTACCTTTAGAGAGGCCAAAGAGTTCCGGAAAGATCTCCTGTATGTCCCCTGGTTTTTCGGATCTAGTAGGAGACCAGAAGCAAAAAATCACCATCTTTTACAATGGAGTCAACTTAGCACACTCCCCCAGTtgtattcttttgttgaatTTGAATAGTAAAGGCCCATGTGGATGCTAGTTGTCATACCAAAGAAAGATGCCAGCGCCATTACTAATGAACTTAGGATAAGGCCTTACCAGTTGCCTGAGTTGAAGAAGTTTTTCATAAACAGTAAGGGACGACTTTGGAGCAGAGCCTTAGCTTTTTGAGGAGACTTAGAAGCTTAATGGTGAAATGACCCATACCAGATAAATGCACGGCACATCTTATTTGCTTGGCACCGTCCACTTCTCTCACATCAAAGGGTCACAATGCCATGtcaaattttttgttcaaaGAGGGATCCAAGATTACAGTGCATAATGAAATGGTTGGAGAAATTTTCTGAAATCGAGTGCCAATGTGCTTCtcttttacaagaaaatacaCAGAAGGAATTCCTTCATAATTTTGAAAGGCAAGGCAATTCGATAGATGcactcttttttatttatttatttttctaatataCATGCAGCTAAGTCCTTCCAAGCCAAATATAACACCCCGTACTTATATTGAGGCAATAAGAATTTAACAATTCTGATGTTATCTTAACTTAACTGCTTATTGATTACCACTAATTAAGAAAATCACATTCACATTGAGTCAGTCCATAAATCCATGTCTAAGACCAAATCATCCCAATCCCATTTGCCGCAGCCTTCATCAGTACTCAATATATTAAGTTCATGAAACTGGCCAATATCCGTTCGCATATCACCAAGAATTCCAGGCTCCTCCACGCCTAGGCTGCTGTCTTCTTCTTTCACAAGCTCCTGGCCTTGTTGAGCAACTTCAACAAAGTGAAAAGGCGTCGACATGCTGCTTTCTTCTATTGTTGGCTGGCTATTTGGAACAATATCCTGGCTCCTTGGTTTCACTGAGCCTGTTGTCGCATTACCTCCTGGCTGGGGTCTGATTTCCGCATTTAttgcattttctttctcttcagTTTCTTGACCAATATTGAGCTTTTTACTCAGGTGGCAATTCCAGTAATTCTTTACATCATTTGCTGTTCTTCCTGGGAGTCTTCCAGCAATCAGTGACCACCTGATCAGGCACCATAAAACCACATTTAGTTTACTTATAAGCTTTATGTTTCCTTAATCTTAAGCCTGGCTATCTTCATTCGTGAGAAATGAAATTAAAGGTTAATAAAAACGTAATTCGCCATGAGAATTCTCATCATTTCCACTAGTAGGGGCTACTGTGATACTATGCCTTCTTTAgatgaatttatttatgaaTCCATTCATTTATGACAATACATATTTTTACATTCGTAACTTTATCATGTtacaaagagagagagagcgatGGAGAAAATAACTTGCCTGTTTCCTAGAAGCCTGTGGAGCTTGATGATGAGCTGCACTTCCTCTTTTGCAAAACTCCCTCTTTTGATGTTTGGGCGTAGATAGTTTAACCATCTCAGCCGGCAGCTTTTACGGCACCGGTTGAGACCTATAACACCAAAGTACACCAAGCATTAATAAATGAACATGAAAATTGATAATATCACAACTTCAACCTCATAGCCTTCATCGACaaatagattcttatttttcttgctgattttttctctgaaactcaatacatatatatatatgcacgTGAACAATCACTCGGCTTACTTTACGATGGATTATAGACAAGGGAATTGTACCTACAAGTAAAAACGAATTTCAATTTATGACTCGAAAGGGACAACACTCAAAATTAACTGAGCCTAATAAAGAAGGGGGCCAACTACCCCTGAAACCTGCATGTGGTAAATCTGGTTGACATACTCATTCATGACATGGCTCTCTGCAACTATTGCAGACATACAATGGAGGAGAAAGAagagggaaaaagaagagaaagaatgAATAGTTTCAAGAAATGAAATAATCTTGAAAAACCTTGGAAAGAACCCTCTATGCCTAACAAAATACATATATCTAAGTAATAAGTGCATTAATCTGCTTAAGAAGGGAATCAAACCCTCCCCAATGATATGCACATCTTCGTTTTATTCAAAGCTAGCCCTTTTCCAGTAAGCTTAACGAAGTGTAAATTCAGACTACAAACCAATATTACCAGCCAAAAGAGGTACACGATGCCACTTCCCTTCTCCATACTGCTCTATACATTTCTTGAGCAAGTGATCCTCTTCTTCGGTCCAGGCAACGCCTCCCATATTATCTCAGTTTGATCATACAATCACTGTTCTACTCACCCGGCCCACTGATAGACACACTTGAACTGCAGCTTCCTATTTATCCATTTGTGATTGTACTTTCATTTATGTTTTCTAACACATGTCCAATAATTACAGGCCTGAAACAATTGGGAAAACGGTCCCTGCCCCTTTCTAGGACTGTCCTAGTGTTTCTATATGTTTATGAAGAGGCATCATGATTACAGCTGTGGGCTCTAAGTCACAAAACTTTTTGCAAATgtcatttaaaattatttggtttcctatttttttctttaacccTCCATTCACATTTTACATACTGGTTTCATCTTACTATAGCCATTCATTAAAACCCAAGTCTTAATCCAGCCAAAAGCCTGTTTCTtggttcttcatttttcttttatgacaAGAAATGCCCTTTGTAAGTAAATCTAGGGTACCTACACCGTACCACTCTTGAAGTAGAAACTAGTATTGCTCGAGTCCGAgctatttaagaaaaatcaaactcaaacCAATCTATGATTTCATTGCTAGTTTTGATTTCAGagtctttttgctttttttccCTCACTTTAGATTTCACTTTCTCAAAGCTTAATGTTTACTATAGTAACATTAAGATCTCTTGTTGGCCTGTTTGTCTTATTTAATGTTGGTTCATTTCACCATAATAAGCTGCCAATTCTTGGACAAGCTAAACTGGGGCTacttttcaatcaattaaaaagtgGACCCAAGTTTTTGTCTCAAGAACATGTTCATTTGCGTGGACCGCAATACGTATTTACCACTTTAAGATTCAGACTTATCAAGACTTTATAATATGAGAAATCTTAAATAACAAGCTGGTACTGTTTGATCGATTGCTTGGGCAGACTGGATCCTGCGGTCCTGATGAATAGACAACTTGCAGCCGAAGCAAGGACCTTGAATTGAATCTAGTTTGGTCCATAGTGTTTTAATTGAAAGTTTTGATCACCATGTCCCTCAGTTGGCTTACGTTGATTCCATGACAGAAAACAGAGAATTCAATT from Theobroma cacao cultivar B97-61/B2 chromosome 5, Criollo_cocoa_genome_V2, whole genome shotgun sequence carries:
- the LOC18599970 gene encoding uncharacterized protein LOC18599970 isoform X1 — encoded protein: MKLNLFLNPNPTSNSFLPFFSFPSKTKNQIPLLKSPTSLSFFSKPTPCFIPLCSSNPSTNSTSKESSLESNGWPQTSKFNIGDESKENYNVGVGNPIVPSFFSTQKMSLSDQAFFLWAFIACTTSVAFTSLVIVAVPTLYAMGRAAISLSKLADTAREELPSTMAAIRLSGMEISDLTLELSDLSQEIADGVNKSAQAVHAAEAGIRQIGSLAHQQTMSMIQERASLPIISLQPVVAGAARKTSRAVGQATKTIMNIIYRGEFSSEHDEDSGIDQVEN
- the LOC18599970 gene encoding uncharacterized protein LOC18599970 isoform X2, producing the protein MVFEAFEVIWCSGYLVLACFYTSVAFTSLVIVAVPTLYAMGRAAISLSKLADTAREELPSTMAAIRLSGMEISDLTLELSDLSQEIADGVNKSAQAVHAAEAGIRQIGSLAHQQTMSMIQERASLPIISLQPVVAGAARKTSRAVGQATKTIMNIIYRGEFSSEHDEDSGIDQVEN
- the LOC18599972 gene encoding transcription factor MYB75, which produces MGGVAWTEEEDHLLKKCIEQYGEGKWHRVPLLAGLNRCRKSCRLRWLNYLRPNIKRGSFAKEEVQLIIKLHRLLGNRWSLIAGRLPGRTANDVKNYWNCHLSKKLNIGQETEEKENAINAEIRPQPGGNATTGSVKPRSQDIVPNSQPTIEESSMSTPFHFVEVAQQGQELVKEEDSSLGVEEPGILGDMRTDIGQFHELNILSTDEGCGKWDWDDLVLDMDLWTDSM
- the LOC18599971 gene encoding uncharacterized protein LOC18599971, which translates into the protein MAYIPPHKRHSKDSERPTPTPESFVPIFKRNVHLRAPKPNVDRSGKIVYSNHAISRWFAVGLDDGNSDSSAACLEPVSVESMERKTGEKPVILVKSNVDKENNEVKGSPWSSIAENVLPDLLSSFQIARAEVESQDLKEVKPTLVARFGKILFHGSPSMNLESVRKDCVTETTLRNLKRSFYTSLPTSYVGNIMAEVVPEIGVDFADVKDIYHVKLSDSTRLDSTISCKCTVKDDKNLQLYKVELNQVRDMVVDISCPDMDLDLRLMLCHKRILTSLTDDEIQNIRNLIASAVLDPDVKGGLRWPLGKASTGDRYSVVGVWHTMATTYQGSSMRLKVRYADRFDFRTAYGESSKEVVLKLKGMVSGLLEQEAETNVISDMLKDTLRLIWQHFLCCEPFLS